In Bacteriovorax stolpii, a single genomic region encodes these proteins:
- the flhB gene encoding flagellar biosynthesis protein FlhB, with protein MAEEMDEGEKTEEPSQHRIDEFRKKGDVASSRELTSVLVLAACLLTLSLSLVFIFEQMTAYIEWLYTLDIASAYSPQALNTITTKTFVVAAKCAAPVLFVALCVGVLAQVAQIGILYSPDILELNFDRVNPINGVKKLFSKQALFEAVKGVIKFAVVLSVVYAYLKDDIARYNGFMHLEISQTFFHAKDLLLKVSFAIILSLAVIAILDFAWQKFTYKQKLMQTKQQLKQESKEQDGNPEVKQRIRQIQREMSRKRMIQDVKTADVIVTNPTHISIVLKYDSETMVSPMVVGKGQDHLAMRIREVAKEHNIPIVENVLLARTLYKTVKVGHPVPRNMYKAVAEVLAFVYKLKKKRKALS; from the coding sequence ATGGCCGAAGAAATGGACGAAGGCGAAAAAACCGAAGAGCCGTCCCAACACAGAATTGATGAGTTTAGGAAGAAAGGGGATGTCGCCTCTTCACGAGAACTTACGTCTGTTCTCGTCCTGGCCGCATGTCTTTTAACTCTTTCTCTTTCATTAGTTTTTATTTTCGAGCAAATGACTGCTTATATTGAGTGGCTTTACACTCTTGATATCGCTTCAGCTTACTCACCTCAGGCGCTAAACACGATTACAACAAAAACATTTGTCGTTGCTGCAAAATGTGCGGCACCAGTTTTATTTGTAGCTTTGTGTGTGGGGGTTCTTGCTCAAGTGGCCCAAATTGGAATTCTTTATTCTCCAGATATCCTGGAGCTCAATTTTGACCGCGTAAATCCAATCAACGGAGTAAAAAAACTTTTTTCAAAACAAGCTCTGTTTGAGGCGGTAAAAGGTGTTATCAAGTTTGCGGTTGTCCTGTCGGTTGTCTACGCTTACTTAAAAGACGATATCGCTCGTTATAATGGTTTCATGCACCTTGAAATCTCTCAGACATTCTTTCACGCAAAAGATCTTCTTCTAAAAGTTTCTTTTGCCATCATTCTTTCTCTAGCCGTAATTGCCATTTTAGACTTCGCTTGGCAGAAGTTTACTTACAAGCAGAAGTTGATGCAAACGAAGCAACAATTAAAGCAAGAAAGTAAAGAGCAAGATGGTAACCCTGAAGTTAAGCAGAGAATCCGTCAGATTCAGCGTGAGATGTCTAGAAAACGCATGATTCAGGATGTGAAGACGGCTGACGTTATTGTCACCAACCCAACTCACATTAGTATCGTTTTGAAATATGATTCAGAAACAATGGTTTCTCCAATGGTCGTTGGTAAAGGTCAGGATCACCTGGCAATGAGAATCAGAGAAGTGGCTAAAGAGCACAACATTCCAATCGTAGAAAACGTTCTTCTGGCAAGAACACTTTATAAAACAGTTAAAGTAGGTCACCCGGTTCCGCGCAATATGTATAAAGCGGTCGCCGAAGTACTGGCCTTTGTTTACAAGCTTAAAAAGAAGCGCAAAGCGCTTTCTTAA